One Osmerus mordax isolate fOsmMor3 chromosome 16, fOsmMor3.pri, whole genome shotgun sequence genomic window carries:
- the LOC136958759 gene encoding serine/arginine-rich splicing factor 11-like isoform X2 produces MNCTTNVVQVTNVSPSTTSEQMRMLFGFLGTIEELKLFPPDESPLPVTSRVCFVKFQETESVGVSQHLTNTVFVDRALIVVPFAEGVIPDEAKALSLLAPANAVAGILPGGGLLPTPNPMANPSMGGNPFGGPNMDPMAAFGFPGGNMNPQSLAADQLLKFMTSVDPKLNHMTAGMNMNQCMKPDPNKEIEEAMKRVREAQSLISAAIEPGNKESKRKHSRSRSRSRRRRSRSRSRHSRSRRRSHSRSRRRSKSPRRRRSHSKERGRRSQSKSRDRKKEEREKKRSRTPPKSYSTTRRSRSASRRHRRSRSASRSPKKSPKRKVSRTPSPRRHKKEKKRDKEREKERERRSEKDRSREERERSTSKKKKSKDKEKERERERERERERERERKSDGEKGDVKVTRDYDEEEQGYDSEKEREEKKDSDDSGMSPNSVEGNGTGPPAKEAKVNGDDHHEEDMDVSE; encoded by the exons ATGAATTGCACAACCAACGTTGTTCAAGTGACCAATGTGTCGCCAAGCACAACATCCGAGCAGATGCGAATGCTGTTTGGGTTTCTTGGAACCATTGAAGAACTCAAATTATTTCCACCAGA CGAATCCCCTCTACCGGTGACGTCGCGTGTCTGCTTCGTCAAGTTTCAGGAGACCGAGTCCGTAGGAGTGTCTCAGCATCTGACCAACACTGTCTTCGTGGACAGGGCGTTGATAGTTGTCCCTTTCGCGGAAG GCGTTATTCCAGATGAGGCAAAGGCTTTGTCACTGCTGGCTCCAGCTAATGCCGTAGCAGGGATTCTACCAGGAGGAGGTCTGCTTCCCACTCCAAACCCAATGGCCAATCCATCA ATGGGAGGCAATCCATTCGGTGGACCCAACATGGACCCCATGGCTGCGTTTGGATTTCCAGGAGGCAACATGAATCCCCAG TCTCTGGCCGCTGACCAGCTTTTGAAGTTCATGACGTCTGTGGACCCAAA ACTGAATCACATGACTGCCGGGATGAACATGAATCAGTGCATGAAGCCGGACCCCAACAAAGAGATCGAAGAGGCCATGAAGAGAGTCCGAGAGGCCCAGTCACTCATCTCTGCTGCCATCGAACCAGGAA ataaagagagcaagaggaagCATTCAAGGTCCCGGTCCAGATCCAGACGGAGAAGATCCCGCTCTCGCTCCAGACACAG CAGGTCGAGGCGCCGCTCCCACTCTCGCAGCCGGAGGCGCTCCAAGAGCCCACGCAGGAGGAGGTCCCACTCTAAAGAACGAGGCAGGAGGTCCCAAAGCAAGTCCAG GGATagaaaaaaggaggagagggagaaaaagcgcTCGAGGACGCCGCCGAAAAGCTACAGCACCACCAGGAGGTCGCGGAGCGCCAGCCG GAGGCACCGGAGGAGTCGCAGTGCCAGCCGCTCCCCCAAGAAGTCTCCCAAGAGGAAGGTCTCCAGGACTCCCTCACCTCGGAG GCataagaaggagaagaagagggacaaggagagagagaaggagcgcgAGCGCAGGAGCGAGAAAGACCGCAgccgggaggagagggaacgcTCCAccagcaagaagaagaagagcaaagacaaggagaaggagcgagagagggagagggagcgcgagCGCGAGAGGGAGCGCGAGAGGAAATCTGACGGCGAGAAGGGAGACGTAAAG GTTACAAGGGATTATGATGAAGAGGAGCAAGGCTACGAcagcgagaaggagagggaggagaagaaggactcGGATGATTCCGGCATGTCTCCTAACTCCGTAGAGGGCAACGGCACAGGTCCCCCAGCGAAGGAGGCCAAGGTCAACGGGGACGATCACCACGAGGAAGACATGGACGTCAGCGAATGA
- the LOC136958759 gene encoding serine/arginine-rich splicing factor 11-like isoform X3, giving the protein MNCTTNVVQVTNVSPSTTSEQMRMLFGFLGTIEELKLFPPDESPLPVTSRVCFVKFQETESVGVSQHLTNTVFVDRALIVVPFAEGVIPDEAKALSLLAPANAVAGILPGGGLLPTPNPMANPSMGGNPFGGPNMDPMAAFGFPGGNMNPQSLAADQLLKFMTSVDPKLNHMTAGMNMNQCMKPDPNKEIEEAMKRVREAQSLISAAIEPGNKESKRKHSRSRSRSRRRRSRSRSRHRSRRRSHSRSRRRSKSPRRRRSHSKERGRRSQSKSRDRKKEEREKKRSRTPPKSYSTTRRSRSASRRHRRSRSASRSPKKSPKRKVSRTPSPRRHKKEKKRDKEREKERERRSEKDRSREERERSTSKKKKSKDKEKERERERERERERERERKSDGEKGDVKVTRDYDEEEQGYDSEKEREEKKDSDDSGMSPNSVEGNGTGPPAKEAKVNGDDHHEEDMDVSE; this is encoded by the exons ATGAATTGCACAACCAACGTTGTTCAAGTGACCAATGTGTCGCCAAGCACAACATCCGAGCAGATGCGAATGCTGTTTGGGTTTCTTGGAACCATTGAAGAACTCAAATTATTTCCACCAGA CGAATCCCCTCTACCGGTGACGTCGCGTGTCTGCTTCGTCAAGTTTCAGGAGACCGAGTCCGTAGGAGTGTCTCAGCATCTGACCAACACTGTCTTCGTGGACAGGGCGTTGATAGTTGTCCCTTTCGCGGAAG GCGTTATTCCAGATGAGGCAAAGGCTTTGTCACTGCTGGCTCCAGCTAATGCCGTAGCAGGGATTCTACCAGGAGGAGGTCTGCTTCCCACTCCAAACCCAATGGCCAATCCATCA ATGGGAGGCAATCCATTCGGTGGACCCAACATGGACCCCATGGCTGCGTTTGGATTTCCAGGAGGCAACATGAATCCCCAG TCTCTGGCCGCTGACCAGCTTTTGAAGTTCATGACGTCTGTGGACCCAAA ACTGAATCACATGACTGCCGGGATGAACATGAATCAGTGCATGAAGCCGGACCCCAACAAAGAGATCGAAGAGGCCATGAAGAGAGTCCGAGAGGCCCAGTCACTCATCTCTGCTGCCATCGAACCAGGAA ataaagagagcaagaggaagCATTCAAGGTCCCGGTCCAGATCCAGACGGAGAAGATCCCGCTCTCGCTCCAGACACAG GTCGAGGCGCCGCTCCCACTCTCGCAGCCGGAGGCGCTCCAAGAGCCCACGCAGGAGGAGGTCCCACTCTAAAGAACGAGGCAGGAGGTCCCAAAGCAAGTCCAG GGATagaaaaaaggaggagagggagaaaaagcgcTCGAGGACGCCGCCGAAAAGCTACAGCACCACCAGGAGGTCGCGGAGCGCCAGCCG GAGGCACCGGAGGAGTCGCAGTGCCAGCCGCTCCCCCAAGAAGTCTCCCAAGAGGAAGGTCTCCAGGACTCCCTCACCTCGGAG GCataagaaggagaagaagagggacaaggagagagagaaggagcgcgAGCGCAGGAGCGAGAAAGACCGCAgccgggaggagagggaacgcTCCAccagcaagaagaagaagagcaaagacaaggagaaggagcgagagagggagagggagcgcgagCGCGAGAGGGAGCGCGAGAGGAAATCTGACGGCGAGAAGGGAGACGTAAAG GTTACAAGGGATTATGATGAAGAGGAGCAAGGCTACGAcagcgagaaggagagggaggagaagaaggactcGGATGATTCCGGCATGTCTCCTAACTCCGTAGAGGGCAACGGCACAGGTCCCCCAGCGAAGGAGGCCAAGGTCAACGGGGACGATCACCACGAGGAAGACATGGACGTCAGCGAATGA
- the LOC136958759 gene encoding serine/arginine-rich splicing factor 11-like isoform X5, with amino-acid sequence MANPSMGGNPFGGPNMDPMAAFGFPGGNMNPQSLAADQLLKFMTSVDPKLNHMTAGMNMNQCMKPDPNKEIEEAMKRVREAQSLISAAIEPGNKESKRKHSRSRSRSRRRRSRSRSRHRRSTSRSRRRSHSRSRRRSKSPRRRRSHSKERGRRSQSKSRDRKKEEREKKRSRTPPKSYSTTRRSRSASRRHRRSRSASRSPKKSPKRKVSRTPSPRRHKKEKKRDKEREKERERRSEKDRSREERERSTSKKKKSKDKEKERERERERERERERERKSDGEKGDVKVTRDYDEEEQGYDSEKEREEKKDSDDSGMSPNSVEGNGTGPPAKEAKVNGDDHHEEDMDVSE; translated from the exons ATGGCCAATCCATCA ATGGGAGGCAATCCATTCGGTGGACCCAACATGGACCCCATGGCTGCGTTTGGATTTCCAGGAGGCAACATGAATCCCCAG TCTCTGGCCGCTGACCAGCTTTTGAAGTTCATGACGTCTGTGGACCCAAA ACTGAATCACATGACTGCCGGGATGAACATGAATCAGTGCATGAAGCCGGACCCCAACAAAGAGATCGAAGAGGCCATGAAGAGAGTCCGAGAGGCCCAGTCACTCATCTCTGCTGCCATCGAACCAGGAA ataaagagagcaagaggaagCATTCAAGGTCCCGGTCCAGATCCAGACGGAGAAGATCCCGCTCTCGCTCCAGACACAG GCGCTCCACCAGCAGGTCGAGGCGCCGCTCCCACTCTCGCAGCCGGAGGCGCTCCAAGAGCCCACGCAGGAGGAGGTCCCACTCTAAAGAACGAGGCAGGAGGTCCCAAAGCAAGTCCAG GGATagaaaaaaggaggagagggagaaaaagcgcTCGAGGACGCCGCCGAAAAGCTACAGCACCACCAGGAGGTCGCGGAGCGCCAGCCG GAGGCACCGGAGGAGTCGCAGTGCCAGCCGCTCCCCCAAGAAGTCTCCCAAGAGGAAGGTCTCCAGGACTCCCTCACCTCGGAG GCataagaaggagaagaagagggacaaggagagagagaaggagcgcgAGCGCAGGAGCGAGAAAGACCGCAgccgggaggagagggaacgcTCCAccagcaagaagaagaagagcaaagacaaggagaaggagcgagagagggagagggagcgcgagCGCGAGAGGGAGCGCGAGAGGAAATCTGACGGCGAGAAGGGAGACGTAAAG GTTACAAGGGATTATGATGAAGAGGAGCAAGGCTACGAcagcgagaaggagagggaggagaagaaggactcGGATGATTCCGGCATGTCTCCTAACTCCGTAGAGGGCAACGGCACAGGTCCCCCAGCGAAGGAGGCCAAGGTCAACGGGGACGATCACCACGAGGAAGACATGGACGTCAGCGAATGA
- the LOC136958759 gene encoding serine/arginine-rich splicing factor 11-like isoform X1, whose translation MNCTTNVVQVTNVSPSTTSEQMRMLFGFLGTIEELKLFPPDESPLPVTSRVCFVKFQETESVGVSQHLTNTVFVDRALIVVPFAEGVIPDEAKALSLLAPANAVAGILPGGGLLPTPNPMANPSMGGNPFGGPNMDPMAAFGFPGGNMNPQSLAADQLLKFMTSVDPKLNHMTAGMNMNQCMKPDPNKEIEEAMKRVREAQSLISAAIEPGNKESKRKHSRSRSRSRRRRSRSRSRHRRSTSRSRRRSHSRSRRRSKSPRRRRSHSKERGRRSQSKSRDRKKEEREKKRSRTPPKSYSTTRRSRSASRRHRRSRSASRSPKKSPKRKVSRTPSPRRHKKEKKRDKEREKERERRSEKDRSREERERSTSKKKKSKDKEKERERERERERERERERKSDGEKGDVKVTRDYDEEEQGYDSEKEREEKKDSDDSGMSPNSVEGNGTGPPAKEAKVNGDDHHEEDMDVSE comes from the exons ATGAATTGCACAACCAACGTTGTTCAAGTGACCAATGTGTCGCCAAGCACAACATCCGAGCAGATGCGAATGCTGTTTGGGTTTCTTGGAACCATTGAAGAACTCAAATTATTTCCACCAGA CGAATCCCCTCTACCGGTGACGTCGCGTGTCTGCTTCGTCAAGTTTCAGGAGACCGAGTCCGTAGGAGTGTCTCAGCATCTGACCAACACTGTCTTCGTGGACAGGGCGTTGATAGTTGTCCCTTTCGCGGAAG GCGTTATTCCAGATGAGGCAAAGGCTTTGTCACTGCTGGCTCCAGCTAATGCCGTAGCAGGGATTCTACCAGGAGGAGGTCTGCTTCCCACTCCAAACCCAATGGCCAATCCATCA ATGGGAGGCAATCCATTCGGTGGACCCAACATGGACCCCATGGCTGCGTTTGGATTTCCAGGAGGCAACATGAATCCCCAG TCTCTGGCCGCTGACCAGCTTTTGAAGTTCATGACGTCTGTGGACCCAAA ACTGAATCACATGACTGCCGGGATGAACATGAATCAGTGCATGAAGCCGGACCCCAACAAAGAGATCGAAGAGGCCATGAAGAGAGTCCGAGAGGCCCAGTCACTCATCTCTGCTGCCATCGAACCAGGAA ataaagagagcaagaggaagCATTCAAGGTCCCGGTCCAGATCCAGACGGAGAAGATCCCGCTCTCGCTCCAGACACAG GCGCTCCACCAGCAGGTCGAGGCGCCGCTCCCACTCTCGCAGCCGGAGGCGCTCCAAGAGCCCACGCAGGAGGAGGTCCCACTCTAAAGAACGAGGCAGGAGGTCCCAAAGCAAGTCCAG GGATagaaaaaaggaggagagggagaaaaagcgcTCGAGGACGCCGCCGAAAAGCTACAGCACCACCAGGAGGTCGCGGAGCGCCAGCCG GAGGCACCGGAGGAGTCGCAGTGCCAGCCGCTCCCCCAAGAAGTCTCCCAAGAGGAAGGTCTCCAGGACTCCCTCACCTCGGAG GCataagaaggagaagaagagggacaaggagagagagaaggagcgcgAGCGCAGGAGCGAGAAAGACCGCAgccgggaggagagggaacgcTCCAccagcaagaagaagaagagcaaagacaaggagaaggagcgagagagggagagggagcgcgagCGCGAGAGGGAGCGCGAGAGGAAATCTGACGGCGAGAAGGGAGACGTAAAG GTTACAAGGGATTATGATGAAGAGGAGCAAGGCTACGAcagcgagaaggagagggaggagaagaaggactcGGATGATTCCGGCATGTCTCCTAACTCCGTAGAGGGCAACGGCACAGGTCCCCCAGCGAAGGAGGCCAAGGTCAACGGGGACGATCACCACGAGGAAGACATGGACGTCAGCGAATGA
- the LOC136959000 gene encoding RING finger protein 11: MGNCLKSPTSDDISLLHESQSDRASYGDGTDPDMEPPPPYQEQAHMPMYHPTPSQARLATQLTEEEQVRIAQRIGLIQHLPRGVYDGGRDGSEKKIRECVICMMDFVYGDPIRFLPCMHIYHMDCIDDWLMRSFTCPSCMEPVDAALLSTYETN, from the exons ATGGGCAATTGTCTCAAATCGCCGACGTCGGACGATATTTCTTTGCTTCACGAATCCCAGTCAGACAGAGCAAGTTATGGTGACGGGACAGACCCAGACATGGAACCACCTCCACCTTATCAG GAGCAGGCCCACATGCCCATGTatcaccccacccccagccagGCCCGGTTGGCCACCCAGCtgacagaggaggagcaggttcGTATTGCCCAGCGAATCGGCCTCATCCAGCACCTCCCCAGGGGTGTGTACGACGGCGGGCGCGACGGTTCGGAGAAGAAGATCAGAGA gtgtgtgatctGTATGATGGACTTTGTGTACGGGGACCCCATCCGGTTCCTGCCCTGCATGCACATCTACCACATGGACTGTATAGACGACTGGCTGATGCGCTCCTTCACCTGTCCCTCCTGCATGGAGCCTGTGGACGCCGCCCTGCTCTCCACCTACGAGACCAACTGA
- the LOC136958759 gene encoding serine/arginine-rich splicing factor 11-like isoform X4 has product MNCTTNVVQVTNVSPSTTSEQMRMLFGFLGTIEELKLFPPDESPLPVTSRVCFVKFQETESVGVSQHLTNTVFVDRALIVVPFAEGVIPDEAKALSLLAPANAVAGILPGGGLLPTPNPMANPSMGGNPFGGPNMDPMAAFGFPGGNMNPQLLKFMTSVDPKLNHMTAGMNMNQCMKPDPNKEIEEAMKRVREAQSLISAAIEPGNKESKRKHSRSRSRSRRRRSRSRSRHRRSTSRSRRRSHSRSRRRSKSPRRRRSHSKERGRRSQSKSRDRKKEEREKKRSRTPPKSYSTTRRSRSASRRHRRSRSASRSPKKSPKRKVSRTPSPRRHKKEKKRDKEREKERERRSEKDRSREERERSTSKKKKSKDKEKERERERERERERERERKSDGEKGDVKVTRDYDEEEQGYDSEKEREEKKDSDDSGMSPNSVEGNGTGPPAKEAKVNGDDHHEEDMDVSE; this is encoded by the exons ATGAATTGCACAACCAACGTTGTTCAAGTGACCAATGTGTCGCCAAGCACAACATCCGAGCAGATGCGAATGCTGTTTGGGTTTCTTGGAACCATTGAAGAACTCAAATTATTTCCACCAGA CGAATCCCCTCTACCGGTGACGTCGCGTGTCTGCTTCGTCAAGTTTCAGGAGACCGAGTCCGTAGGAGTGTCTCAGCATCTGACCAACACTGTCTTCGTGGACAGGGCGTTGATAGTTGTCCCTTTCGCGGAAG GCGTTATTCCAGATGAGGCAAAGGCTTTGTCACTGCTGGCTCCAGCTAATGCCGTAGCAGGGATTCTACCAGGAGGAGGTCTGCTTCCCACTCCAAACCCAATGGCCAATCCATCA ATGGGAGGCAATCCATTCGGTGGACCCAACATGGACCCCATGGCTGCGTTTGGATTTCCAGGAGGCAACATGAATCCCCAG CTTTTGAAGTTCATGACGTCTGTGGACCCAAA ACTGAATCACATGACTGCCGGGATGAACATGAATCAGTGCATGAAGCCGGACCCCAACAAAGAGATCGAAGAGGCCATGAAGAGAGTCCGAGAGGCCCAGTCACTCATCTCTGCTGCCATCGAACCAGGAA ataaagagagcaagaggaagCATTCAAGGTCCCGGTCCAGATCCAGACGGAGAAGATCCCGCTCTCGCTCCAGACACAG GCGCTCCACCAGCAGGTCGAGGCGCCGCTCCCACTCTCGCAGCCGGAGGCGCTCCAAGAGCCCACGCAGGAGGAGGTCCCACTCTAAAGAACGAGGCAGGAGGTCCCAAAGCAAGTCCAG GGATagaaaaaaggaggagagggagaaaaagcgcTCGAGGACGCCGCCGAAAAGCTACAGCACCACCAGGAGGTCGCGGAGCGCCAGCCG GAGGCACCGGAGGAGTCGCAGTGCCAGCCGCTCCCCCAAGAAGTCTCCCAAGAGGAAGGTCTCCAGGACTCCCTCACCTCGGAG GCataagaaggagaagaagagggacaaggagagagagaaggagcgcgAGCGCAGGAGCGAGAAAGACCGCAgccgggaggagagggaacgcTCCAccagcaagaagaagaagagcaaagacaaggagaaggagcgagagagggagagggagcgcgagCGCGAGAGGGAGCGCGAGAGGAAATCTGACGGCGAGAAGGGAGACGTAAAG GTTACAAGGGATTATGATGAAGAGGAGCAAGGCTACGAcagcgagaaggagagggaggagaagaaggactcGGATGATTCCGGCATGTCTCCTAACTCCGTAGAGGGCAACGGCACAGGTCCCCCAGCGAAGGAGGCCAAGGTCAACGGGGACGATCACCACGAGGAAGACATGGACGTCAGCGAATGA
- the rpe65a gene encoding retinoid isomerohydrolase, translated as MVSRFEHPAGSYKKIFETCEDLSEPVPATVTGRIPSFLKGSLLRLGPGLFEVADEPFYHLFDGQALMHKFDFKNGQVTYFRKFIKTDAYVRAITEKRVVITEFGTFAYPDPCKNIFSRFFSYFKGVEVTDNCLVNVYPIGEDYYAVTETNYITKVNTDTLETLKKVDLCNYVNINGVTAHPHIERDGTVYNIGNCMGKGASLAYNIVRMPPTQPDKSDCIEKSKVVVQFPSAERFKPSYVHSFGMSDNYFVFVETPVKINLLKFLSAWSIRGSNYMDCFESNETLGTWFHIAKKDPGEYIDHKFRGAAINVFHHINTYEDQGFVVFDLCTWKGFEFVYNYLWLSNLRANWDEVKKAAMMAPQPEVRRYVIPLDIHKEEQGKNLISLPYTTATAVMRADGTIWLEPEVLFSGPRQAFEFPQINYGKYGGKNYSYAYALGLNHFIPDRICKLNVKTKETWVWQEPDSYPSEPLFVPNPDAVDEDDGVLLTIVVAPGAARPGYMLILNAKDLSEIARAEVECSMPVTFHGMYKP; from the exons ATGGTCAGCCG ATTTGAACACCCTGCTGGTAGCTATAAGAAGATCTTTGAGACATGTGAGGACCTGTCAGAGCCTGTCCCTGCGACAGTCACAG gtCGTATTCCTTCCTTCCTAAAGGGGAGTCTCCTGCGCCTGGGCCCTGGCCTGTTTGAGGTGGCAGATGAGCCCTTCTACCACCTCTTTGATGGTCAAGCCTTGATGCACAAATTTGACTTCAAGAATGGGCAGGTCACCTACTTCCGCAA GTTTATAAAAACAGATGCCTACGTGAGGGCTATTACAGAGAAGCGTGTTGTGATCACTGAGTTTGGAACATTCGCTTATCCAGATCCctgcaaaaacattttttccAG GTTTTTCTCTTACTTCAAGGGTGTTGAAGTGACAGACAATTGCCTGGTGAACGTTTACCCCATTGGAGAAGATTACTATGCTGTCACTGAAACCAATTACATCACTAAAGTCAACACTGACACCTTGGAAACCCTGAAGAAG GTGGACTTGTGTAACTATGTTAACATCAATGGAGTGACAGCCCACCCGCACATTGAGAGAGATGGGACAGTGTACAACATCGGCAACTGCATGGGCAAAGGAGCGTCACTGGCCTACAACATTGTCCGAATGCCCCCTACACAGCCAG ACAAGTCTGACTGCATTGAGAAGTCCAAGGTGGTGGTGCAGTTTCCAAGTGCTGAGAGGTTCAAGCCCTCCTATGTGCACAG CTTTGGCATGTCGGACAACTACTTTGTCTTTGTGGAGACCCCTGTGAAAATCAACCTGCTCAAGTTCCTAAGTGCCTGGAGCATCCGTGGCTCCAACTACATGGACTGCTTTGAGTCCAATGAGACCCTTGGG ACATGGTTTCACATCGCTAAGAAAGACCCTGGAGAGTACATCGATCACAAGTTCAGGGGCGCTGCCATCAACGTCTTCCATCACATCAACACTTACGAGGACCAAGGCTTCGTCGTTTTTGACTTGTGCACATGGAAAGG GTTTGAGTTTGTGTACAACTACCTGTGGCTGTCTAATCTGAGAGCCAATTGGGACGAGGTGAAGAAGGCGGCCATGATGGCACCTCAGCCTGAGGTGCGCAGATACGTCATCCCGCTGGACATCCACAAG gaggagcaggggaagaaCCTCATCAGCCTGCCGTACACCACGGCCACAGCAGTGATGCGCGCTGATGGGACCATCTGGCTGGAGCCTGAGGTTCTGTTTTCTGGGCCTCGCCAAG CCTTTGAGTTCCCCCAGATCAACTATGGGAAGTATGGCGGAAAGAACTACTCCTATGCCTACGCACTGGGCCTCAACCACTTCATCCCTGACAGG ATCTGCAAGCTGAACGTGAAGACCAAGGAGACCTGGGTGTGGCAGGAGCCGGACTCCTACCCCTCCGAGCCCTTGTTCGTGCCCAACCCAGATGCTGTCGACGAGGACGACG GTGTCCTGCTGACCATTGTTGTCGCCCCCGGCGCTGCCAGACCAGGGTACATGCTGATCCTCAACGCCAAGGACCTGTCAGAGATCGCCAGGGCAGAAGTGGAGTGCAGCATGCCTGTTACCTTCCACGGAATGTACAAACCATAG